From one Micromonospora siamensis genomic stretch:
- the bldD gene encoding transcriptional regulator BldD, with amino-acid sequence MPSEYAKSLGARLRSIRQQQGLSLQGVEEKSNGRWKAVVVGSYERGDRAVTVSRLAELADFYRVPVSELLPDGSGVRHEATSKIVLDLERLYDEASEDLAYVARYARAIQQQRGDYNGRVLSIRADDLRALAIVYDASPSGLIERLTEHGVLVADPRAFFAS; translated from the coding sequence ATGCCCTCTGAATACGCCAAGTCGCTGGGCGCCCGCCTGCGCTCCATCCGCCAGCAGCAGGGCCTGTCCCTGCAGGGGGTGGAGGAGAAGTCGAACGGGCGCTGGAAGGCCGTGGTGGTCGGCTCGTACGAGCGCGGGGACCGCGCCGTCACCGTGTCCCGCCTGGCCGAGCTGGCCGACTTCTACCGGGTGCCCGTCTCGGAGCTCCTGCCGGACGGCAGTGGCGTGCGGCACGAGGCCACCAGCAAGATCGTGCTGGACCTCGAGCGCCTCTACGACGAGGCCTCCGAGGACCTGGCCTACGTCGCCCGGTACGCCCGCGCCATCCAGCAGCAGCGCGGCGACTACAACGGCCGGGTGCTCTCCATCCGCGCCGACGACCTGCGCGCCCTCGCGATCGTGTACGACGCCTCGCCGTCGGGCCTGATCGAGCGGCTGACCGAGCACGGCGTGCTGGTCGCCGACCCCCGGGCGTTCTTCGCGTCCTGA
- a CDS encoding helix-turn-helix transcriptional regulator, whose product MSHPAGRVLGMLELLQAHHRLTGAQLAGRLGVDERTVRRYASTLVDLGIPVTATRGRYGGYRLRPGYKLPPLMLTDDEAVAVLLGLVAAERLGLGTEAPATATASAKINRVLPTGLAERLAAVQEHLGFTLRRTDPAVRPATGTLLALAEATRERRRVTLAYRSWAGDESRREVDPWGLVFHAGRWYLTGHDHLRGELRTFRLDRIDTVAVGPAGFTVPDGFDAVAHVSRALAAVPYAHSVEVLLETDLVTARRRIPPAVAELTVVRDGVLMRGRAENLDGMAQLLAGLGWPFTVLAPDALRTAVRAYAGRLAGWAERTVG is encoded by the coding sequence GTGTCACATCCCGCCGGCCGGGTACTCGGCATGCTGGAGCTGCTCCAGGCCCACCACCGACTCACCGGGGCGCAGCTGGCGGGGCGCCTCGGCGTCGACGAGCGGACCGTGCGCCGCTACGCATCCACCCTGGTCGACCTCGGCATCCCGGTCACCGCCACCCGGGGCCGGTACGGCGGCTACCGGCTGCGTCCCGGCTACAAGCTGCCGCCGCTGATGCTCACCGACGACGAGGCCGTAGCCGTGCTGCTCGGCCTGGTCGCCGCCGAACGGCTCGGGCTCGGCACCGAGGCGCCGGCCACCGCCACCGCGTCGGCGAAGATCAACCGGGTGCTGCCCACCGGGCTCGCCGAGCGGCTCGCCGCGGTGCAGGAGCATCTCGGGTTCACCCTGCGTCGTACCGACCCGGCCGTCCGTCCGGCCACCGGCACGCTGCTCGCGCTCGCCGAGGCGACCCGGGAACGCCGCCGGGTGACCCTCGCGTACCGCTCCTGGGCGGGGGACGAGTCCCGGCGGGAGGTCGACCCGTGGGGGCTGGTCTTCCACGCCGGACGCTGGTATCTCACCGGCCACGATCATCTCCGGGGTGAGCTGCGTACCTTCCGGCTGGACCGGATCGACACGGTCGCCGTCGGGCCGGCGGGGTTCACCGTGCCGGACGGCTTCGACGCGGTGGCCCACGTGTCCCGGGCGTTGGCCGCCGTGCCCTACGCGCACTCCGTCGAGGTGCTGCTGGAGACCGATCTCGTCACCGCCCGCCGCCGGATCCCGCCCGCCGTGGCCGAGTTGACCGTGGTGCGGGACGGGGTGCTGATGCGCGGTCGGGCCGAGAACCTGGACGGGATGGCGCAGCTGCTCGCCGGCCTGGGCTGGCCGTTCACCGTGCTCGCGCCGGACGCGCTGCGAACCGCCGTCCGGGCCTACGCGGGCCGGTTGGCGGGCTGGGCCGAACGGACGGTGGGCTGA
- the carA gene encoding glutamine-hydrolyzing carbamoyl-phosphate synthase small subunit: MKRRPAILVLEDGRTFHGEAYGSVGETFGEAVFNTGMTGYQETLTDPSYHRQVVVQTAPHIGNTGVNGEDDESNRIWVAGYVVRDPARIGSNWRATGGLEDRLAAEGVVGIGGVDTRALTRHLRERGAMRVGISSVDDDPRALLARVRQSPQMVGADLSAQVSTAEPYVVQAQGEHRFTVAALDLGIKRNVPRRLASRGVTTHVLPAGSTIDDLLATGADAVFFSPGPGDPATADAPVALAQEVLRRRIPLFGICFGSQILGRALGFGTYKLGYGHRGINQPVLDRATGKVEVTSHNHGFAVQVPGAQAGAVVPDQVIDTEFGGVQVSHVCLNDNVVEGLRALDVPAFTVQYHPEAAAGPHDADYLFDRFAELIEGRALDRQPSEGRNHTEGRTNA, from the coding sequence GTGAAGAGACGTCCTGCGATTCTCGTCCTCGAGGACGGGCGCACCTTCCACGGCGAGGCGTACGGCAGCGTCGGGGAGACCTTCGGCGAGGCGGTCTTCAACACCGGCATGACCGGCTACCAGGAGACCCTGACCGACCCGTCGTACCACCGGCAGGTGGTGGTGCAGACCGCCCCGCACATCGGCAACACCGGCGTCAACGGCGAGGACGACGAGTCCAACCGGATCTGGGTCGCCGGCTACGTGGTCCGCGACCCGGCCCGCATCGGCTCCAACTGGCGGGCCACCGGCGGCCTGGAGGACCGGCTGGCCGCCGAGGGCGTGGTCGGCATCGGCGGGGTGGACACCCGGGCGCTGACCCGGCACCTGCGCGAGCGGGGCGCCATGCGGGTCGGCATCTCCAGCGTCGACGACGACCCGAGGGCCCTGCTGGCCCGGGTCCGGCAGTCGCCGCAGATGGTCGGCGCGGACCTCTCCGCGCAGGTGAGCACCGCCGAGCCGTACGTGGTGCAGGCGCAGGGGGAGCACCGGTTCACGGTGGCCGCGCTGGACCTGGGCATCAAGCGCAACGTGCCGCGTCGGCTGGCATCCCGCGGCGTCACCACCCACGTGCTGCCCGCCGGCAGCACCATCGACGACCTGCTGGCCACCGGCGCCGACGCGGTTTTCTTCTCGCCCGGCCCGGGCGACCCGGCCACCGCCGACGCCCCGGTGGCGCTGGCCCAGGAGGTGCTGCGCCGCCGGATCCCACTGTTCGGCATCTGCTTCGGCAGCCAGATCCTCGGCCGGGCGCTCGGCTTCGGCACCTACAAGCTGGGCTACGGCCACCGCGGCATCAACCAGCCGGTGCTCGACCGGGCCACCGGCAAGGTCGAGGTGACCAGCCACAACCACGGCTTCGCCGTGCAGGTGCCCGGCGCGCAGGCCGGTGCCGTCGTCCCCGACCAGGTGATCGACACCGAGTTCGGTGGCGTCCAGGTCAGTCATGTCTGCCTCAATGACAACGTGGTCGAGGGGCTGCGGGCGCTGGACGTGCCCGCCTTCACCGTCCAGTACCACCCCGAGGCGGCGGCCGGCCCGCACGACGCGGACTACCTCTTCGACCGCTTCGCCGAGCTGATCGAGGGCCGCGCCCTCGACCGGCAGCCCAGTGAGGGCCGGAACCACACCGAGGGGCGCACGAATGCCTAA
- a CDS encoding aspartate carbamoyltransferase catalytic subunit — translation MIRHLLSGADLDAATATQILDTAAEMATVAGREVKKLPALRGRTVVNLFYEDSTRTRISFEAAAKRLSADVINFSAKGSSVTKGESLKDTALTLQAMGADAVVVRHPASGAPHRLANWVDGSVVNAGDGTHEHPTQALLDAYTMRSRLGRLAGLHVAIVGDVLHSRVARSNVLLLSTLGAKVTLVGPPTLIPVDISAALAPGTDVSYDLDTVLPGVDVVMMLRVQRERMGDSYFPSAREYARRYGLDGPRLRRLPEHAIVMHPGPMNRGMEITPEVADSPRSTIVEQVANGVSVRMAVLYLLLGGNNL, via the coding sequence GTGATCCGCCACCTGCTCTCCGGCGCCGACCTGGACGCGGCCACCGCCACCCAGATCCTGGACACCGCCGCCGAGATGGCCACCGTCGCCGGTCGCGAGGTCAAGAAGCTCCCGGCGCTGCGCGGCCGGACCGTGGTCAACCTCTTCTACGAGGACTCCACCCGGACCCGGATCTCCTTCGAGGCCGCCGCCAAGCGGCTCTCCGCCGACGTGATCAACTTTTCGGCCAAGGGCTCCAGCGTGACCAAGGGCGAGAGCCTGAAGGACACCGCGCTCACCCTCCAGGCGATGGGCGCCGACGCGGTGGTCGTCCGGCACCCCGCCTCCGGGGCGCCGCACCGGCTGGCCAACTGGGTGGACGGCTCCGTGGTCAACGCCGGCGACGGCACCCACGAGCACCCGACCCAGGCGCTGCTCGACGCGTACACGATGCGCTCCCGGCTGGGCCGGCTCGCCGGCCTGCACGTCGCGATCGTCGGGGACGTGCTCCACTCCCGGGTGGCCCGCTCCAACGTGCTGCTGCTGTCCACCCTCGGCGCGAAGGTCACCCTGGTCGGCCCGCCCACCCTCATCCCGGTCGACATCTCGGCCGCGCTCGCCCCCGGCACCGACGTCTCCTACGACCTCGACACCGTTCTTCCCGGCGTGGACGTGGTGATGATGCTGCGGGTGCAGCGGGAACGGATGGGCGACTCCTACTTCCCCTCCGCCCGCGAGTACGCCCGCCGCTATGGGCTGGACGGACCGCGGCTGCGCCGGCTGCCGGAACACGCGATCGTCATGCACCCCGGTCCGATGAACCGCGGCATGGAGATCACGCCCGAGGTCGCCGACTCACCCCGCTCCACCATCGTCGAACAGGTCGCCAACGGGGTCTCCGTGCGGATGGCCGTCCTCTATCTCCTGCTCGGGGGGAACAACCTGTGA
- a CDS encoding dihydroorotase — MTAYLITNVSVVGAAPTDLLIRDGVVAETGVGLSAPEATVLDGTGLVALPGLVDLHTHLREPGREDAETVESGSRAAALGGYTAVCAMANTSPVADTAGVVEQVWRLGREAGLVDVQPIGAVTVGLAGERLAELGAMADSAARVRIFSDDGHCVADPKLMRRALEYVKAFDGIIAQHAEEPRLTEGAQMHEGEVSTRLGLTGWPAVAEEAIIARDVLLAEHVGSRLHVCHVSTAGSVEVLRHAKARGVRVTAEVTPHHLLLTDVKAETYDPVFKVNPPLRTDADVAALRAALAEGVIDIVATDHAPHAVEDKECEWAYARPGMLGLETALSIALDVLGPQWDLIAERMSRAPARIAGLDSHGLDPAPGVPANLTLVDPAARRTIEPAELASRSRNTPYARMTLPGRIVATFLRGEPTVLDGKAVK, encoded by the coding sequence GTGACCGCGTACCTGATCACCAACGTCAGCGTCGTCGGCGCCGCGCCCACCGACCTGCTGATCCGCGACGGCGTCGTCGCGGAGACCGGCGTCGGCCTGAGCGCGCCGGAGGCCACCGTGCTCGACGGCACCGGGCTGGTCGCCCTGCCCGGCCTGGTCGACCTGCACACCCACCTGCGCGAGCCGGGCCGGGAGGACGCCGAGACCGTCGAGTCCGGCTCCCGGGCCGCCGCCCTCGGCGGCTACACCGCGGTCTGCGCGATGGCCAACACCTCGCCGGTCGCCGACACCGCTGGCGTCGTCGAGCAGGTCTGGCGACTCGGCCGCGAGGCCGGGCTGGTCGACGTGCAGCCGATCGGCGCGGTCACCGTCGGCCTGGCCGGCGAGCGCCTCGCCGAACTCGGCGCGATGGCCGACTCCGCCGCCCGGGTCCGGATCTTCTCCGACGACGGCCACTGCGTCGCCGACCCGAAGCTGATGCGCCGGGCCCTGGAGTACGTCAAGGCGTTCGACGGGATCATCGCCCAGCACGCCGAGGAGCCGCGGCTCACCGAGGGCGCGCAGATGCACGAGGGCGAGGTCTCCACCCGGCTCGGGCTGACCGGCTGGCCGGCCGTCGCCGAGGAGGCGATCATCGCCCGCGACGTGCTGCTCGCCGAGCACGTCGGCAGCCGGCTGCACGTCTGCCACGTCTCCACCGCCGGCAGCGTCGAGGTGCTCCGGCACGCCAAGGCCCGCGGGGTCCGGGTGACCGCCGAGGTCACCCCGCACCACCTGCTGCTCACCGACGTCAAGGCCGAGACGTACGACCCGGTCTTCAAGGTCAACCCGCCGCTGCGCACCGACGCCGACGTCGCCGCGCTGCGCGCGGCGCTGGCCGAGGGCGTGATCGACATCGTGGCCACCGACCACGCCCCGCACGCCGTGGAGGACAAGGAGTGCGAGTGGGCGTACGCCCGGCCGGGCATGCTCGGCCTGGAGACGGCGCTGTCGATCGCGCTGGACGTGCTCGGCCCGCAGTGGGACCTGATCGCCGAGCGGATGTCCCGCGCCCCGGCCCGGATCGCCGGGCTGGACTCGCACGGCCTCGACCCGGCCCCCGGTGTCCCGGCCAACCTGACCCTGGTCGACCCGGCCGCCCGCCGCACCATCGAGCCGGCGGAGCTGGCCAGCCGCAGTCGCAACACCCCGTACGCCCGCATGACGCTGCCGGGTCGCATCGTGGCGACCTTCCTGCGCGGCGAGCCGACGGTCCTGGACGGAAAGGCTGTCAAGTGA
- the efp gene encoding elongation factor P yields MASTNDLKNGLVLNLDGELWSVVEFQHVKPGKGGAFVRTTLKNVLSGKVVDKTFNAGTKVETATVDKRTMQYLYADGEDYVFMDLETFDQITVPGGTVGEAANYLLPEAEATVATHEGVPLYIELPTSVVLEVTYTEPGLQGDRSTGGNKPATVETGATVQVPLFITTGEKIKVDTRDGRYLGRA; encoded by the coding sequence ATGGCCTCCACCAACGACCTCAAGAACGGCCTGGTACTCAACCTCGACGGGGAGCTCTGGTCCGTCGTCGAGTTCCAGCACGTCAAGCCCGGTAAGGGTGGCGCCTTCGTGCGCACCACGCTGAAGAACGTGCTGTCCGGGAAGGTGGTCGACAAGACCTTCAACGCGGGCACCAAGGTCGAGACCGCCACCGTCGACAAGCGCACCATGCAGTACCTCTACGCCGACGGCGAGGACTACGTCTTCATGGATCTGGAGACCTTCGACCAGATCACCGTCCCCGGCGGCACCGTCGGCGAGGCCGCCAACTACCTCCTCCCCGAGGCCGAGGCGACCGTCGCCACCCACGAGGGTGTCCCGCTGTACATCGAGCTGCCGACCTCGGTCGTGCTCGAGGTGACCTACACCGAGCCGGGCCTGCAGGGCGACCGGTCGACCGGCGGCAACAAGCCGGCCACCGTCGAGACCGGCGCGACCGTGCAGGTGCCGCTCTTCATCACCACCGGCGAGAAGATCAAGGTCGACACCCGCGACGGCCGTTACCTCGGCCGCGCCTGA
- the pyrR gene encoding bifunctional pyr operon transcriptional regulator/uracil phosphoribosyltransferase PyrR, with translation MACPPAAPSSPPRQPSVKVILAATDVSRVVDRIAHQILEKTQGAADTVLLGIPTRGTPLAKRLAARISTFEDVSVPVGVLDITLYRDDLRRHATRAIGPTQLPPGGIDGKRVVLVDDVLFSGRTVRAALDALNDLGRPASVQLAVLVDRGHRQLPIRADYVGKNIPTSLAESVKVTLAETDGLDEVKLYGGAV, from the coding sequence GTGGCCTGCCCACCGGCTGCCCCGTCGTCGCCACCGCGACAACCCTCGGTGAAGGTGATCCTCGCCGCCACCGACGTCTCGCGAGTGGTCGACCGCATCGCCCACCAGATCCTGGAGAAGACCCAGGGCGCCGCCGACACCGTGCTGCTCGGCATCCCCACCCGGGGTACGCCGCTGGCGAAGCGGCTCGCCGCCCGGATCAGCACCTTCGAGGACGTGTCCGTCCCGGTCGGCGTGCTCGACATCACGCTCTACCGCGACGACCTGCGCCGGCACGCCACCCGCGCGATCGGCCCCACCCAGCTCCCGCCGGGCGGGATCGACGGCAAGCGGGTCGTCCTCGTCGACGACGTGCTCTTCTCCGGCCGTACCGTCCGGGCCGCGCTCGACGCCCTCAACGACCTCGGCCGCCCGGCCTCCGTGCAGCTGGCCGTCCTGGTCGACCGCGGGCACCGGCAGCTGCCGATCCGCGCCGACTACGTCGGCAAGAACATCCCCACCTCGCTCGCCGAGAGCGTGAAGGTCACCCTGGCCGAGACCGACGGTCTCGACGAGGTCAAGTTGTACGGGGGTGCGGTGTGA
- the aroB gene encoding 3-dehydroquinate synthase, with the protein MDEVTRIPVDGERPYDVLVGRDLLDEVAGLLPGATRVAVLHAPPLAKLADAVGTRLRAAGVTPLLIEVPDAEAGKRIEVAADCWDRLGEAGFTRNDAVVGVGGGAVTDLAGFVAACWLRGVRWVPVATSLLGMVDAAVGGKTGVNTAAGKNLVGAFHPPAGVVCDLATLDSLPPVDLAAGLAEVVKCGFIADPVILDLVERDPAAATDPAGPVARELIERAIRVKADVVASDLHESGLREVLNYGHTLAHAIEKVEGYRWRHGHAVAVGTVYAGTLAQLAGRLDEATALRHRSVLAALGLPTSYPARAWPELLAAMRVDKKARGSRLRFVVLDGLARPAILDGPDDELLAEAYRAVAS; encoded by the coding sequence ATGGACGAGGTGACCCGGATCCCGGTCGACGGCGAGCGGCCGTACGACGTGCTGGTCGGACGCGATCTGCTGGACGAGGTGGCCGGGTTGCTGCCCGGCGCGACGCGGGTGGCGGTGCTGCACGCCCCGCCCCTGGCGAAGCTGGCCGACGCGGTCGGGACGCGGCTGCGCGCGGCGGGCGTGACGCCGCTGCTGATCGAGGTGCCGGACGCCGAGGCGGGCAAGCGGATCGAGGTGGCGGCCGACTGCTGGGACCGGCTGGGCGAGGCGGGCTTCACCCGTAACGACGCCGTGGTCGGGGTCGGCGGCGGCGCGGTGACCGACCTGGCGGGTTTCGTCGCGGCCTGCTGGCTGCGCGGGGTGCGCTGGGTTCCGGTGGCCACCTCGCTGCTCGGGATGGTCGACGCGGCGGTGGGCGGCAAGACCGGCGTCAACACGGCCGCCGGCAAGAACCTGGTCGGCGCCTTCCACCCGCCGGCCGGGGTGGTCTGCGACCTGGCGACCCTCGACAGCCTGCCCCCGGTCGACCTGGCCGCCGGACTGGCCGAGGTGGTCAAGTGCGGCTTCATCGCCGACCCGGTGATCCTGGACCTGGTCGAGCGGGATCCGGCTGCGGCGACCGACCCGGCCGGTCCGGTGGCCCGGGAGCTGATCGAGCGGGCGATCCGGGTGAAGGCCGACGTGGTCGCGAGTGACCTGCACGAGTCGGGGCTGCGCGAGGTGCTGAACTACGGGCACACCCTGGCCCACGCGATCGAGAAGGTGGAGGGTTACCGCTGGCGGCACGGGCACGCGGTGGCCGTCGGCACGGTGTACGCCGGCACCCTGGCCCAGCTGGCCGGCCGGCTGGACGAGGCGACCGCGCTGCGGCATCGCAGCGTGCTGGCCGCGCTCGGGCTGCCGACCAGTTACCCGGCGCGGGCCTGGCCGGAGCTGCTGGCGGCGATGCGGGTGGACAAGAAGGCCCGGGGCAGCCGGCTGCGGTTCGTGGTGCTGGACGGCCTGGCCCGGCCGGCGATCCTGGACGGACCGGACGACGAGCTGCTGGCCGAGGCCTACCGGGCGGTGGCCTCATGA
- the aroQ gene encoding type II 3-dehydroquinate dehydratase, whose amino-acid sequence MRVYVLNGPNLGRLGSRQVDVYGVTSYSDLADMCADVGAELGLDVVVRQTDAEHELIGWLHAAADEGAAVVLNPAAWSHYSIAVRDACAMLRGPLVEVHISNIHAREEFRHHSVVSAVATGVICGLGVDGYRLALHHLASRPSDATA is encoded by the coding sequence ATGAGGGTGTACGTGCTGAACGGGCCGAACCTGGGCCGGCTGGGCAGCCGGCAGGTCGACGTGTACGGCGTGACCAGCTATTCCGACCTGGCGGACATGTGCGCCGACGTCGGCGCGGAGCTGGGGCTGGACGTGGTGGTCCGGCAGACCGACGCCGAGCACGAGCTGATCGGTTGGCTGCACGCGGCGGCCGACGAGGGCGCCGCCGTGGTGCTCAACCCGGCCGCCTGGTCGCACTACTCGATCGCGGTGCGCGACGCCTGCGCCATGCTGCGCGGACCGCTGGTCGAGGTGCACATCTCCAACATCCACGCCCGGGAGGAGTTCCGGCACCACTCGGTGGTCTCCGCGGTGGCGACCGGGGTGATCTGCGGGCTGGGCGTGGACGGCTACCGGCTGGCCCTGCACCACCTCGCGTCCCGGCCGTCCGACGCCACCGCCTGA
- the nusB gene encoding transcription antitermination factor NusB, with translation MPARRKARKRALDVLYEADLRDRPPVEVLAGYIERIEKPRPEHLDYAVSLVEGVAAHLDRIDELLASYAEGWTLDRMPVVDRNLARIAVYELLYVDEIDDAVAISEAVELARQMSTDDSPRFLNGLLGRIAEYATR, from the coding sequence ATGCCTGCGCGCCGCAAGGCGCGCAAGCGGGCGCTGGACGTGCTCTACGAGGCCGACCTGCGGGACCGTCCGCCGGTCGAGGTGCTCGCCGGCTACATCGAGCGGATCGAGAAGCCCCGCCCGGAACACCTGGATTACGCGGTCAGCCTGGTCGAGGGCGTCGCCGCGCACCTGGACCGGATCGACGAGCTGCTGGCCAGCTACGCCGAGGGCTGGACGCTGGACCGGATGCCGGTGGTCGACCGGAACCTGGCCCGGATCGCGGTCTACGAGCTGCTCTACGTCGACGAGATCGACGACGCGGTGGCGATCAGCGAGGCCGTCGAGCTGGCCCGCCAGATGTCGACCGACGATTCGCCGCGCTTCCTCAACGGCCTGCTCGGCCGGATCGCCGAGTACGCCACCCGCTGA